TGATTTTCAAAGGTCTTtcatgttttccattttttttgttttccatgaaaaattgaaattctttttaaatctcCAAGCTGAGTTCTGGTTTTCTTATTCCCTGTGTGCATCTTTAAAGACAGTCACCTTGAAAAAATAGCTAAAGtctacagatttaatctgaattgCAAGCTCATTTTTTCTCTATTTGGCCCTCTTTGTCTTCCATACAAGGTTCAATTGCAACCAAAGAGGAAGATGCATTATAAAGTCAAAGGAAAGGGAAGTCCAACGGCAGTAGACAACATGTGGCCTGGCTGATGCTTAAACCGCATTATCAAACACATTCTCCTGGGTACCAACacctttcctccatcctcaAGTGAACAGTCTCTAGAGGTAGCTTTTATAATCACCAGACGTCCTGTTGGAACATGCTCGAGCTGGTGAATTTTCCCAATATCCATTCAACCAGACAGCCACCCTGCGGTGAGCTCCGATTATAATCCTCTCATCTCTCTTTGTCCCATATTTACCCGATGAGAGCTTGCACAACGCTCTCAAAAGgtttaaaacatgaaactgacATGAAATCAGGAGGAGGGTGTTGTAATTCTTGTGCGCTTCTTTTTTTGTTCCAGAGGCATGGCTCTGGGTCAACGTGCAAACTTCTATTCACATTTAGGTCAATTTAAGAGAAGTCTTCAGAGTTCAGTGACATTTCATGTGCTTCTTGGGGTTCTCCTTCGCGAGCTGGTCCCTCTGCGGTCCGTAAATGCAGTTGGCCCGCCAGGAGAACCACACGATGATGGAGATGATGGTGGTCTGGAGGAGAAGCATCACCCCATAGGTCGAAATGACAGTAGGTCCAGGTAGACGGGAGAGAGTGGAAGGTGGGAGCAGCAGAGTCGGGCTGAGCAGGATCGCCCTAACCTCGGATTTTATCATGTGGAGCTCATCGAGGATCGACAGGAACGTGCAGCAGTGGAACCACTGGTGACTGTGCCCCCAGATGTCGAAGCGACCCGGGGCGAGGCGCTCGGGAACCTTGCTGATGTTGAAAACGGCGGACACCACCAGCCAGAAACAATGGCGGTAGAAGAAGGTGGAAGTGGAGCTGGAGGCAGCGAAGGAGGACGAGGTGGAGGAGTAAGGCGATCTGGTGAGGAGGCGGTAGAAGACTGGCGTGGAAGAGACGAGGAACGGGAGCAGGAAAACAAGGGTTCGGATTACGTATCGGTGCTTCCTCCATCTCTGGCGGGTGTTGCAGCAGGACAGGACACAGATGATCGCTACAATGCACGCACTCGGGATGTACAAGTTCTCAAAGAACACACTGAATTCTGGGATTGCATAGGATGATGTAACAGCCTCTGTGGGCTCATGTTTCAGGTCAGATCTATTGTGGCGTCCTGTCTCCACTATCCCCGCCTGAGGGTGGATGTAATAGTAGTACGCCAAAGAGGATCCAACAGTGTAAGCGCTGATAGTGCCATAATCCACAAAGAAGCAGACTTCTCTAACCACCAGGGACATCGAGTTCAGCAGGTGGGCCATGCTGCTCGCCATTAGCAGGCAGAAAACCCCAATGAAGTAGTTCCAGAAAGGGTAGAAGAAAGGGGAATCGCCATGTGGAGCACCTTCCCAGCCAAAAACATCCACAAAATAGTATGAAAAGACAAACACTGGGAGGAAGTGCGTCCAGAAGTTTCCTGTCTCATTTGTCGGCCTGAACGCTGACAGTAAACAATCTTTCAGGCTGTAGTTTGGGAAACGGTACCCGGTCAGGATGAAGTTCTCTATGACTCGAGGCGGCACATCCGTGTGCCTCAAGAGAGGTAACGGCTGGCCACATTTCAGGAGCATATTTGCAAAGGAAAGTAAATTTTGAAAGTCCTTGAAAGCTGGGATTATTGCTTTTAAACGCCACCCTGTATGACACCAGGCAAAGTCCCTCTTTCAGTTCATCTTTGTGGGGAAAGGGCAGTGATGATTACCCTGCTGCATACTGAGTTTGTTTGCTTTATGCTCTGCCCTtcccaccaaaacagctctcactttaatttaagtgaggagcagaaagGAGCCACATTAACTGAGATGACATAAAGGCAGCAGTCAGTtaacaaaaaaagggttaacctCTGTCATATGGAACCACTTTGGTTTTTAGGCGTCTGACGTGAAACACTGTAAAGAGACTTGCAGACTTACACGGTTACAACCCTCCCAATCTTATTTGAAATTCTCATACGTGACTTTTCATCCTCTCAGCATCAGTCAGAATAATCCTGATAATGATTTCTGCCTTAATCGTGCAGCCCTACTGCCCTTCAGTCTATTATTAGTGGTAGATAAGGCAGCCATTAGTTGCTCCTGCTTGAAAaacatcttcctcttctttggaCTTCTGATCCCAGCTCCACTGCAGGCCGTTATAGATAAtccatttagaaaaaaactggGTGGTTATCTGGTAGTACAGCAGAGAAAATGGAGTGAGTATCCCGAATCCTCAAGCCACctgcttgattaatttttcattttggtttccTCATGAGCCCACAGCGTCACAAAAAGGTCATAAAAGCCTCCAGCACGCAATCCTGGCTCTCCCACTCCTTTATTTTGCATAGGTTTGCATTCGGATCCTCTCTTATCAGCCCCGTGCACATTCACGTGTCTTGTTCTGCATAGTTCCGTAGCAGCATATAAAACTGAAGGTCACTTATTGCCGTGTTACAAGGTTGAAGAGGACGTCGGTAGCTGTTTCCATACTGCAGAGATGTCCTGAAGATCGTCCGTTAAGCCAGCCCGTTAAGTATGTAGGTCATGCCAGCACTGAGGACTTTTGCCAGGCTCCAGCAGGCTCCCGTTGTTCCCGGGTAATGAGCCTGAATCCACGTCCGCTTGTCAGATCACCCAGCTCCCATTCTGAGCACCGAGAGGAGCCGCGGAGACAAACAAAATCCCCCGGGACAAGAGAGAGACTGTGTCGGAGCCGGCGTCCAGTCTATAGTGCAACGTCACGTTTAAAATCCgccatttttatgtttcaaacAAATATCCCAGATTATAATCGTTTAAACGGCCGTGAACATCCAGCCGTATGAGGCTGAAAACACCAGCCGGCATTTCAGTCCAACACTGTGGGGAAACGGACACTGTTTGACAGGTAGCGGCACGGGTGTCAAGTTAAAGGCGCCAAAATACTGCAGTTCCGGTTAggagtttcaaaataaaacataactgTTACGTGTCATTAGAGGTTATAACACTCGTTTCCACTTCCGTTACATAACTAAATGCATGCGATTAATATCAGCCCTGAAATGTCTCTCACCAAACcaatatttgattttacacTACCTGAAATTacatattaaatataaatgttatatCACTCGCTCAATTCGCGCGAAACGTGCCGCCAGAGGCGAACTGGCGTCAACTCGCATCTACATTGACTTTACATGTAATTCTCTTTCGCGAGTAATTTCACTCGCACTTGGTGTGAACCATTgactggtgtgaacacaacattaGACTTTATTAAATGTGCGGAAAAATATGTTATAATGTGTCGGCTCGGAGAAGACTTAAAGAGGGGaaatagaagcaaaaaaagaacgttttattaaatttgttaatttagtaataaaaaaaaaaaaaaaaaacagcactgtggTAGAAACCCAgtcatattatattatattatattatattatattatattatattatatttttggaAGACGAAGTCCTTTGTTAAAATGGATATGttgcatatttgtttttctgtattttcctgGTCAAACACAAGAGACAATGGCATTGCAAGAGTCTTACACTACatacaagatttttaaaaaataattctaaATCGTTCTAAGATATTATCtagtatgtttttctttataccTATTTTGCACTTGATGGTTTTGTTCTGCTGTCTTGCACAGCAACCTCTATTTGTTAAATAGATAGCCTCTAGATAATATGTTTAACATATCatttaaacaaatgaaatatACTTTTCTAAAGCGTTTTCTTATCTTTTTTATCCTATTTTCTACTTTGACATTTTGATGAAACATCCAGTGTTTTCTTACTATGAATTTAAGAAAGCGTTATCTCAGTTCTTCAGtgccattatttatttatttgtttgtttttaatatgatatattttttaattttgtgcatGGAAAGCTGGGCAGGGTGGGATGAGgacttatatttttcttttctattcatcttgacttttatttaatatCAAGACCCTTTCTaggttgtttattttgttttggccttgaatatttttattcttcttgtTGTTTTGTCATTATACATTTAGTTTTTCTGCCAAATATTCTTTAGATcacattataaaaaaatgtttaatatttttctaGTATAGGTCGTGTTGTAGTTTACAAGATATTATTcatctgtttttcttaaaatcaaTATTATACAGCTAACATTTAGAACAGGCTTTGAATCACCGtcaaaattaaatttgaatttgaattgaaaACTCAAGAAAGAAATCCCATGTCTTATTTTGAAGCGAAATAAACCTCGTTTCCGGCCTCGTGCTGGCGAAGGACGTGTCTCGCGGTAGTTTAACCGAACGCTGAACTACTTTAGAGCTCCGTTTGTCTTTGCTCTTTGTTTGCCTGATGGCATTGACACGGATattaaagtcaataaaacagATTAATGTTATAACTGCAGCAGTAAAAGCATACCGTGCCGTGCCGTGCCTACAGCGCTGTTATCTGCTTAAAATGCACACTCTGTCCCCACTGAGTAATCCCGCTAGAGCTCCAGTCCCTGCCTGTGTCCCCCTTTTCCTTTATCTGACTCTCATTATATCTTTTCAGGAGGTGTTTTGACCCTCTGTTTTTACCATAAAGTTAATGGACGGACCGTACAGTAACCATAAAATCACAGTAATGCGACTAAAATGTCCTGACAGAAATATTTATAATATTAAAGTGAATTTACTGTTTTAACCTTAAGCGCTGTCGTCTCTTGTGCTGTTGTGTTATCATAGGTTCTGTGTTTAATGGCACTATGACTGTACAATGTTTTTACAATTCTCaagccaaaaaagttgggttgcTGTGCAAGAAATAATGAAACCGCTTGAGGAGAATTTACAACTAATAAGGTTAATGCAAACAAGTCAGTAacatggctgggtataaaaggaacattttagagaggcagagtctcccAGAAGTAAAGATGACCAGAGGTTCGCCTGTGTTTTATTAATAGGCTATAACTGAAAAGCTCTATACGTAAAGGTAAGTAAAGgtaattcattttaaagtcttGATTTGCTGCCCTTTAGCCACATTTCCTACTGAGAAAACTAACTGTATCTCCCTCTATCAGACCGTGCTCATCAGCCAGCCCAGCCCATCCATCTTCTCGTTTACCCTCCAGCTATGGCGGCTGCAGCCAGATGTCAGGAAGTCTTTGAAGCAGCAGTTTTTTGCAggatggggtggaggaggtggagggttAGTGGCCACTTTCCAAATTCCCCGGAGGAATAAGAAGAAGTCAACAACTGAGTGTGAGGCAGACCGGGAGAGATCTGCAACATGCTTTTTTAATCAGTGATTGGCGGGCAGAGAGGGTTAAATGGATGAGGACCACGCCTGCATCTACGTAAGAGACATACACGGCTGTGTGGGGTTATGTTACAGACCCTCAGAGAGACCAGTATAATGCTCCTGATTCACTTTGACTGAAATGTTACACCAGGGAGGGCAGTGTTGAGGTCTCAGTTACCTTCTAGTCAGACTGCAACCATTTTTAtgacaattaaaaacaagaggGCTTGTTGCCAGTGATGAAGAAATTAAATTACACCAAACAAGGTTAGTACGTATAATCaaactttaaaagcatttcatATTATCCAGGATTTCTAACTATTTCCCAAGAAATGTACAACTctaattacaaaaaagttgggctgctgtgtaaaatgtaaataaacacagaagtcaatgattgtcaaatctcataatcccatagtttattcattatagaacataaacaacatatcagatgtttaacggagacatttttatgttagcTCAGGACACTCAGCCTAAAAAGAGTTTCAAATTttattcatgtgaccacagaacagttttccatgttgcctcagtccattataaatgagctttggtccagagatgGTGGCAGTggttctggatcctgttcacatgtGGCTTCCTCCTTCCATGATCCAGCTATAACTGATATtagtggatggcacggccaactgtgttgacaggcaGTGATTtttggaagtgtttctgagcccatgtactgatttccagtacagaatcatgtctgttttttaatgcagtggcccctgagggccccaagatcaccAGCATCTAATAGTGACCTTAAGCCTTGTCCATTGTTcaagttttttaaatgatattatggactgtagatagTGGGATTTTCAAAGTCTGCAGTTTTACGTTGATGagcatttttctaaaattgcttcataatttttacagtttttcacagatctgtgaacctctgcctatctttacttctgagagactctacctctctaaaatgcttcttttatacccgGTCATGTCACTGacttagttgcaaaatgctcctccagctgtttttcattagtaccacttacgtTTCCAGCCTTTACATGTTGTGCTATATGAACTATGTTTTCGATTGGATGTAATCAGTAAATACCAAAGTCAAACAACTAACCAAATCAGCAGAACTCCCTGATTTTATAAGGCtgttacattttagtcacaCACACTCCACTGCCAAAGAGTGTCGGTTTGTTTCCTTGTAGCTCTCAAGTTTTTTCCTTTCactgtttcatcatttttttattgacagCATGTCTGGTTATCCCTGAAAAACAGGCTCCAAGACCTAAAATACCCTTCAAAACTCCTAGGTGCTCACCTTCACTGCAGCTTCTATCAGCGGCAGCTTCAGCCTGCAGCAGAGTCTTCAGTCTCCAACAGAGGCGtccatgtttgtgtttctttaaagcGGAGGAGCCGTGTGTGCGTGTGTAAACAAGACAAAGACTcatcagagcagaaacaaatATGCAGTGAGTCCTTTACCTGACtggtcatgtttttaaagagaggCAAACAGCCTTTATAACTCTCCCTTCTGGCTATAGAAATGATAAACCTACCATTGTTTCTGTTATTCAATAAGAAAAGTCTTTACTCTTTTAATGCTGCATGTTTGATAAATGGAGGGAAAGATTCAGACATTAGAGAGTGGAGAAGGACTGAGGGGTAATCGATCAGTACTAAAGCGAGAGTCCACAGACAGAGATGTACAGAAACACACAGCTCAGTCTGAACAAGTTAGCAGGATCTGTTCCAGCTGATGACTCAGAGTTTTAACACAGATTTCTGATTAACAGAGCCTGAGGAGGAATGAAAACGATGAGACACAAAACCACAAACTGCACCACTTTCTACTAAGAGAGATTGATGGGCTGTAGCtgtttttaggcatttttaCAGCCGTTTCCGTTTTTCTTGTCCACTTCCCTACCTTATAAAGCTGAATGAATCATATTCTGAGACAACCGCATCCTCAATGAGATATTTATCcacctaaaaaagaaaaacatgcctAGACATaatcagtgaaaaaataatctacaAATGATATGATTTTGCCTGTTTGTGTtgaagaaagagacagaaaaacattcaaattacTGCAGTTCTTCTGGGGATATTTGCTGTGTTAAGGAATCAAAATTAGCTTAAATTAAATTATCCTCTTATTCATCACAAACTTTGTCAACATCTGTGTTTCCACTCCTTGCAGTGCAGAAAGACCAAAACATTGCAACTATTGCAACCTACCTATAATAAGTGTTTCCTTTATTAAAggtttattatcattatttttatcatgattGATAAGTTTTGGAATTGTGGCTTTCGTTTACAAGAGATGAATGTGTAGCCTGtatgcaattttttaaatgaaaaatcagTTTTAGAAGTTTTTTTGAGGACTCACAGCGATGTTGCATGTTCTTTTTTTGCTGTACAATGAATAAGTCGACTACAAACACCATGCATTCTCCCTTTTGTGATCATCATTCCCACCCACAGTGAATTTAAATAACATTAACTCATTATGTAACAAGATAACAGCTGCAAAACATGAAGAACAGTAAAGGGATattccagtatttttttttaagttgagttgtatgaggtacagttgaaaccagaagtttacatacactatataaaaaggcacataaacttttttttctcactgtctgacattaaatcagattgaacttttcctgcttttggtcaattaggattaccaaaattatttctatttgctaaatgccagaataatgagagagatcattttttagacaattttttattattttcttgagagtcatacactaagattactatgcctttaaagatttgggaaagcccagatgatgatgtcatgtctttggaagcctctgataggtttattgacaacatttgagttaattagtggcacacctgtggatgtattttaaggcacacctgaaacacactgcttctttgtgtaacatcatgggaaaaccaaaagaaatcagccaagatatcaggaagagaattgtggacttgcacaagtctggtttatccatgggtgcaatttccagatgcctgcaggtgccacgttcatctgttcaaacaattagaCGCAGGTATAAACACCActggaatgtccagccatcataccgctcaggaaggagacgggttctgtgtccctgagatgaacgtgctttggtccaaaaagtgcatctcaacccaagaacaaaagcaaaagaccttgtgaggatgctggctgaagctggtgagagtgtgtcattatcaacagtcaaatgagtcctgtaccgacatgggctgaaaggccactctcccaggaagaagccattactccaaaagaaacataaaaaaagccagattacagtttgcaaacgcacacagggacaaagaccttaatttttgaagacatgttctgtggtctgacgaaactaaaattgaactttttggccataatgaccatcgttacatttagagaaaaaagggggaagcttgcaagcctgagaacaccatcccaactgtgaaacatgggggtggcagcatcatgttgtggggttgttttgctgcaggagggactggtgcacttcacaaaatagatggcatcatgaggaaagaacattatgtggaagtactgaagcaacatctcaagacatcagccaggaagttaaagcttgggcgcaaatgggttttccaaatggacaatgaccctaagcatactgccaaactggttacaaagtggcttaaggataacaaagtcaatgttttggagtggccatcacaaagccctgatctcaatcccactgaaaaattatgggcagagctgaaaaggcatgtgcgagcaaggcggcctacaaacttggctcagttacaccagttctgcctggaggaatgggccaaaattcctgcaaactattgtaagaagcttgtggaagcatatccaaaacgtttgacccaagtcatacagtttaaaggtaatgctaccaaatactaatgaaatgtatgcgaacttctgactctcaagaatataataaaaaattgtctaaaaaatgatctctctcattattctggcatttagcaaatagaaataattttggtaatcctaattgaccaaaagcaggaaaagtttaatttgatttaatgttagacggtgagaaaaaaaaggttatgtgcctttttatatagtgtatgtaaatttctggtttcaactgtatctAGCAGTAGTGGTGGCCTTTGCCTCTAGGGGttttagtgagcattgctcctttaagaaggacttgcTGGTTGTAGGAAGCTGGGCTGTACAGtataacagatgggtacagtttctctgcagaattTAGGGTGtttatggtaaaaatgggccacaaaacaatgttggctcaaacgtATGCTCTATTGAATTTTCTTTAAGCGTTTAACATTTTCACCCATAAAGCCTGTCTGTGTTTTGTCCCTATCTTATGCAAAAGCACACAACTGGTAGCCATAGCCTGCATTGCAAAACAGTGACTAAAACACAGAGGCTTAACTCTGTGTAACAAATAAATGCTTCAAACATTTTGGAAACTGCGTATGTTTGAGCCAACACTGTTTTGGAGgtcatttttaccaaaaactccacagagaaactgtacccatctgttgcACTGTATAGCAGTGACCAACAACTGgcagcctgggggccacatcaggcccgcCAGAGCTTCCCATCTGGTCCCCTGGAGATTTCTGAAACCAGAAAATGTGCATaggaaaaatatgttgtggtatttGGGGTATGTTATTTCAAAAACTCCCTTTGGGctctaaaatgtaaaacataaaattttacagaaatccatcAGACATAATTAGTGAATATGATGTGTGATAACACTCATTAGTCCGTTCTTGAGTAAAGCGCCCGTACATTTTTCCTGCCTGGGAACCACAATATTAGACTGGTTTCCCGCCCTCTTTTctccaccaatcacaacacagcattttagcctcaaacccagtgatggacaacatgcCAGCCCCAGAAAAATGCAGCCAAAACATCGCaatcgccccctagtggcagttGCACTTCAAGCAACTGGGGCTGATCTCGCTGCCAAAGGCagaaattatttacatttttgaaagaaaaaataaaatgatgagtaaatatattttaaatgggcaaaaatgtttaGTTAAATTTAGTTTTGGGGAAGTCTTCCAAGACTTCTCTTTGGCGTCTTCCAAgtaaaagctggcccttgtacaaatgtagttgatgctgtatagcctagcttcctggccagtccttcttaaaggagcaacgCTCACTGGAATCACTGGAGGTGAATGCTACAACTACTGCTAGGTACCTCATATAGCTCACCTTAAAAAATActggaatatccctttaagatcaGGGTGATCGGAGGACAATGCAAAGGTTAAAGGTGACTGTGCTGAAAACAGGTATCAAACCTGATGCAGTGGGTTAAAGGGGACTTTTAGTGTAATTTGACAAATAGGCCAGGATATTCCATCATGTTTTTGAAGGGGACGATGAGGT
This genomic stretch from Cheilinus undulatus linkage group 22, ASM1832078v1, whole genome shotgun sequence harbors:
- the paqr9 gene encoding membrane progestin receptor epsilon, coding for MLLKCGQPLPLLRHTDVPPRVIENFILTGYRFPNYSLKDCLLSAFRPTNETGNFWTHFLPVFVFSYYFVDVFGWEGAPHGDSPFFYPFWNYFIGVFCLLMASSMAHLLNSMSLVVREVCFFVDYGTISAYTVGSSLAYYYYIHPQAGIVETGRHNRSDLKHEPTEAVTSSYAIPEFSVFFENLYIPSACIVAIICVLSCCNTRQRWRKHRYVIRTLVFLLPFLVSSTPVFYRLLTRSPYSSTSSSFAASSSTSTFFYRHCFWLVVSAVFNISKVPERLAPGRFDIWGHSHQWFHCCTFLSILDELHMIKSEVRAILLSPTLLLPPSTLSRLPGPTVISTYGVMLLLQTTIISIIVWFSWRANCIYGPQRDQLAKENPKKHMKCH